The genomic segment CACGGGTTAGATTGCCCGATTCACGAATCGCGAGCAGGGTTTTAAGGTGGCGAAGTTCGAGTAAGGATTGCATGGTGGCCTTTTTTGATAACTGAAAACCCAAGTCTTGAACCACAGAGCACACGGAGTTACACGGAGAAAGACAGAACCTTTTTTCCTTAAGCCATTATTTATTTCTTTAATGCAGAACGTTTCTAGCCGTCCTTGAAAACTGCGTTATGTCGTCATTCCCGAGTGTTTTGTTCGGGAAACCAGTGTCTTGGCTATATTCCCGACAAAGGCACTCAGGGATGGTGGCTTTGGCGTTTCCTTTACAAAGCTCAGGTTTTCTCCGCGCCCTTTGTGCTTCAAGATTTGGGTTTTGCTCGTTGTAAACGACATCATTGTTGTTGAGAGTATTTCATCATTGTTATGAAAATAATGAATTTGAATCATAGCAAAACCACTGGCATGATACAAATCATATTCATGACAAACAGAGATTGCGATGACTACCACTCATACTACAAAGGCCCATATTCTTGGTTTTCCGCGCATTGGTGCACAGCGCGAGCTTAAATTTGCGGTTGAGCAATTTTGGAAGGGCGAGATTGATGAAAGCGCTTTGGCGCAAACGGGTAATGCTTTGCGCCGCCAGCACTGGCAATGGCAAAAAGAGGCAGATCTAGATTTTGTTACCGTGGGCGATTTTGCCTGGTACGACCAGATGCTGAATGCCTCCGCGCTATTGGGCGCTTTGCCTGCACGTTTTGGCTTTGATGCTAAAAATCTAATCCTGAAACAATATTTTGAATTGGCGCGTGGCAATGCAGCACAGCCAGCACAAGAAATGACCAAATGGTTTGATACCAATTACCACTATCTGGTGCCAGAGCTGGATGAAAACACTGATTTTGCCGGTGGGGTGGATTGGTTCTTTTATGAAATTGAAGAAGCACGCTCCCTTGGGCACGCAGTGAAGGCGGTCTTACCCGGCCCGATCACCTTCCTTTATTTGGCCAAAGCCAAAACAGCGGGCTTTGATAAGCTCAGCCTCTTGCCCAAAGTGGTGGCGGCCTATGCGCGCATTCTGGAGCGCCTGGCAAAATTAGGAGTGGAATGGTTGCAGCTGGATGAGCCAATTTTGGGCTTAGATTTAGAAACCGAATGGCTGGCGGCTTTTGAGCCGGTGTACCGCAGCTTTGCCTATACCGGCCCCAAAATTTTACTCGCCACTTATTTTGAATCGGTTGCAGCCCATGTGGCACTGCTACGTGATTTACCGGTAGCCGGTGTGCATCTTGATCTGGTGCGTGCGCCGCAGCAATTAGACGTGTTTGCGAGCAACTGGCCAGCCAGCAAGGTGTTATCGCTGGGCGTGGTGGATGGCCGCAATATCTGGGTGAGCGATTTATCCGCAATTCTGGCACGGGTAGCCGCGCTGCAAGGCTGCAATATCTGGCTGAGCGCTTCATGCTCGCTATTGCATGTGCCGGTCGATTTAGCGCAAGAAACGAAGCTCGATGATGAATTAAAAGGCTGGTTGGCTTTTGCTAAGCAAAAACTACAAGAAATCAGCGTATTAAAACGCGCCCTGAATGGGGCGGATGTCAGTGCGGAGCTCAGCGCGAATGCCGCAAAAGTAGCCTCACGCGCGGCATCGCCACGGATTCATAATCCAGCGGTAAGCGCCCGTATTCAAGCCTTGAGCGAGGGCGATGCCCGCCGCCATGCTGTGTTTGCTAGCCGTCAGGCAGAGCAAAAATTGCGCTTTAACTTGCCACCATTGCCTACCACCACCATCGGCTCGTTCCCACAAACCAAGGAAATCCGTGCGGCGCGTGCAGCGTTTAAAAAAGGCACTCTGGCGCAAAACGATTATGTAGAACAGATGCAAGCCGAGATTCGTCTTGCGGTAGAAAAGCAGGAAGCCTTAGGGATTGATGTGCTGGTCCACGGCGAAGCCGAGCGCAATGATATGGTGGAATACTTTGGTGAGCAGCTTTCGGGCTTTGCCTTTACCCAGTTTGGCTGGGTGCAAAGCTACGGCAGCCGCTGCGTCAAACCGCCAGTTTTATTTGGCGATGTAAGCCGCCCAACGCCGATGACGGTAGAGTGGACAAAG from the Iodobacter fluviatilis genome contains:
- the metE gene encoding 5-methyltetrahydropteroyltriglutamate--homocysteine S-methyltransferase, which codes for MTTTHTTKAHILGFPRIGAQRELKFAVEQFWKGEIDESALAQTGNALRRQHWQWQKEADLDFVTVGDFAWYDQMLNASALLGALPARFGFDAKNLILKQYFELARGNAAQPAQEMTKWFDTNYHYLVPELDENTDFAGGVDWFFYEIEEARSLGHAVKAVLPGPITFLYLAKAKTAGFDKLSLLPKVVAAYARILERLAKLGVEWLQLDEPILGLDLETEWLAAFEPVYRSFAYTGPKILLATYFESVAAHVALLRDLPVAGVHLDLVRAPQQLDVFASNWPASKVLSLGVVDGRNIWVSDLSAILARVAALQGCNIWLSASCSLLHVPVDLAQETKLDDELKGWLAFAKQKLQEISVLKRALNGADVSAELSANAAKVASRAASPRIHNPAVSARIQALSEGDARRHAVFASRQAEQKLRFNLPPLPTTTIGSFPQTKEIRAARAAFKKGTLAQNDYVEQMQAEIRLAVEKQEALGIDVLVHGEAERNDMVEYFGEQLSGFAFTQFGWVQSYGSRCVKPPVLFGDVSRPTPMTVEWTKYAQSLTQKPMKGMLTGPVTILQWSFVRDDQPRSVTTQQIALAIRDEVVDLETAGIGIIQIDEPAFREGLPLKKSDWAAYLHWAAEAFRISASGVSNQTQIHTHMCYSEFNDILPAIAAMDADVITIETSRSDMELLTGFGTFKYPNEVGPGVYDIHSPRIPPVEDMLRLIAKAAEVVPVELLWVNPDCGLKTRNWPETEAALANMLEATRQARQHLAEHGKLPSFASIPAQPHVHGACACH